AAGACTTCCCTTACACCGTGCGTGTCATCAGTGACATCACCGAGTCGAACGGCAGTAGCTCGATGGCATCGGTTTGTGGTGCAACTCTAGCACTGATGGCGTCAGGGGTTCCGATCAGCAACCCAGTTGCCGGTATCTCAGTCGGTTTGGTTCGCAAGTCAGAAGACGACTTCGTGCTGTTGACTGACATCTTGGGGTCGGAAGATCACTTCGGCGACATGGACTTCAAAATCGCTGGTACCCAAAACGGTATCACCGGTATCCAGTTGGATCTGAAGGTCACCGGCATCAGCGACGATATCATTCGGGCGACCTTGAAGCAGTCTCGTGAAGCACGGATCGAGATCCTTCGCAAGATGTTGACCACGATCCCACGTCCACGCCGCGAAATCGCACCAACGGCTCCTCGTTTGTTGCGTACCCGAATTTCGCCCGACAAGATCGGTGCGTTGATCGGTCCTGGCGGAAAGAATATCCGTGGTATCCAGGAATCCACCGGCTGTGTCATCGAAGTCGAAGATGACGGAACCGTTTTGGTTGCTGGTAACAACAAAGAATCGGCTGCCGAAGCGATGAAGCAAGTCGAAGCTTGCACCGCGACCGTTCAGATCGGCAAGATCTACGACGGTATCGTCAGCAGCATCAAAGACTTTGGCGCGTTCGTTGAAATCCTGCCAGGTCGTGATGGCTTGTGCCACATCAGCGAATTGAGCAGCGGCTACATCAGCAGCATCGACAAGGTCGTGCGTGTTGGTGATGCGATGAAAGTCCTTGTCATCGATGTCGATGAGCACGATCGAGTGAAATTGAGCCGCCGTCAGGCACTCGAAGAACTCGGTGAAGAAGACGAGATCGCTGCAATGGTTGGCGATGACGATGAAGATCGCGGCAACGGTGGCGGTGAAGACGGTGATCGTCCTCGCCGACGCGGCGGAAGCGGTCGTCGCCGTGGCGGCAGCGGTGGTGGTGGCGGACGTTCGCGTCGCGACTGATCCGACCGATTCACGATGAGTGATTCGTCAACCTGAATCGCAATTCGATTCAGGAACACATATCGAAATGAACAGCCGGCCGCACTAAGGTGCAGTCGGCTGTTTTCATAGGCACAACCAGGATAAGGTGATGATGGCGTTTGTCGCTGAGTGTTGCCCGCAGCTACTTAGCCAGTTGTTTGACAACAATGGTTGAACCTTGTTTGGTCTTTTCTTCCCAAGCGGCAACAACAATTTCGCCTTTGCTGTCGCTAGCGATTACGGGATCGTTTGCTTGGTCTGCAAGCTTCGCAGTTTGGTCGCTATCTGGTGAGCGATGCAGCAATGGGCCATTGCGTCTTGAAAGCCAAGCGATCCAGACGCCTCGCTTGCTGGCTGTCACACTCGGCTGTTCACCTTTGCCAATCACGATTTCAAAGGCATTGTTCGGAACCGCTTGGTAGACCGTGTCTTTGCGTCGCCAAACGGTTGTGACCAGTCCTTTGTCACTGACAGTTAGGTCACCGCCATCCATCGGACAGGCATCGAGTGACCACGTTCCAGTGCCTAGTTTTTTCGCCGCGCTAAATGTCATGCCATCGAGGGAGCTAGACAGGTACATGTCGCGGTCTCCGTCAATCAAGTTTCTCCACATCACATAGATTGTGCCATCGTTGCCGATCTGGATCGATGGATGGCAGCACTCGCACACGGTTTCAGAAGGAGAGCGATAAACGAGTGAGTTTTTAGACCAGGTTATCCCAGCGTCGACGGACTTGGAGATGAAAATTTCGGTGTGCCCGTTGCGTAGATCCAACCACACAACGTATGCATTTCCATTTCGATCGCTTGCCATCGAATGGAGTCCTTCGCGAGCACTTTCGTCGACGTCATTTACAATGACAGTATCCGACCAAGTCGCGCCATGATCTTTCGATTGATAGGCAACTAGGTTTCCTGTTTTGTGGCTGATCGCGGTGACCACGATCGCGTCGCCACAAATAGCGATTCGCGGCCCTCGTCTCATGCCGAGGGCAAGCTTTTCCAGGTGACCGACTTTGACAGGGGCGGAGAACTCGCTTTGTGTCCCTTCCTCGTGACAAACATAGATGTCGCTTTGGGAGCCAAACGCGAGATAGGTTCGGCCGGTATGTCCAATCGCCAGTTGGGGCTGCCTCGCTTGTAGGTCAGCGTTCCCGACGACGATTTCATATCGGTGTTGTGATTTGACCGCATCGGGTTCGGCGGCTTTCGAAACGCAGGTGCCTAGCCAGGTCGCCAAAGCAACAGTTTGTAGCAAAGTCGCCAATCGCAGCGTAGCAGGTGATAAACGCAGCGTGGCAGGAGGCAATCGTCGAATCGAATTTGGAAAAGGCCGCGTCGACGCGATGGTTGTCATCGATAGAACTCCTATTGCAAAGGCATTGATTGGTGTCACGGTTTCCCGCTGATCCATCCCAACGCATCAGTGTAAAGCAAAGAAGATCAGTCCTGTTCGACTTCGGGCTGTCCAAGCAGATCCGCTGTCTTTTGCATCACGTCTGGGTTGCTCATTAGAAAGCTATGCAGCACCGGAACGGTTTGGAAACTGGTTGACCCGTCTAGCTTGGCCTCTTCAACGCTGACTACATAATCGCCACTGCCGTCGACCAGTGGATTCGCAATGGGGGGATCAATATCGCCGGCAACGATATGAAACGGAAATGGTGGCGTCGCCAAACGGGCGTTGAATTCGTCCCATTGCGGTCCAAGTTCAATGCCACCTTGGCCGGTAACCCATTCGAACAACTTGGTTTTTCCCAGACGACGTGCGATCGCCGCACCTTGGTTCGGTGGGCCAAGCATGAC
The Stieleria sp. JC731 genome window above contains:
- a CDS encoding sialidase family protein gives rise to the protein MDQRETVTPINAFAIGVLSMTTIASTRPFPNSIRRLPPATLRLSPATLRLATLLQTVALATWLGTCVSKAAEPDAVKSQHRYEIVVGNADLQARQPQLAIGHTGRTYLAFGSQSDIYVCHEEGTQSEFSAPVKVGHLEKLALGMRRGPRIAICGDAIVVTAISHKTGNLVAYQSKDHGATWSDTVIVNDVDESAREGLHSMASDRNGNAYVVWLDLRNGHTEIFISKSVDAGITWSKNSLVYRSPSETVCECCHPSIQIGNDGTIYVMWRNLIDGDRDMYLSSSLDGMTFSAAKKLGTGTWSLDACPMDGGDLTVSDKGLVTTVWRRKDTVYQAVPNNAFEIVIGKGEQPSVTASKRGVWIAWLSRRNGPLLHRSPDSDQTAKLADQANDPVIASDSKGEIVVAAWEEKTKQGSTIVVKQLAK